The region TATATTTCTTTatatatttaatgcttaaatacTGACCCTGAAATTATCCAGAAATATCCTCTCGAGTATGTTCTGCTTGAGAGTTTCATTTCCTTCTAGACTATAGATCAATTCTTCTGCCACTATCCACCATGTTTTGGATACAATATATGATTACAGGCATTGGAGTAATGTGTAACTAGATATTCTACAATCATACGATCATCTACAACCAATATCGGCGAATCTCTTTAACATCAAGGATCCTCTGTCACCATCTTCATGCATCAATATACCCCTGTAATCCAGCTATAAACCACTGTAATCCAGCTATAAACCAATGTAATCCAGCTGTAAACCACTGTAATCCAGCTATAAACCACTGTAATCCAGCTATAAACCACTGTAATTCAGCTATAAACCACTGTATTCCAGCTGTAAACCACTGTAATCCAGCTATAAACCACTGTAATCCAGCTATAAACCACTGTATTCCAGCTGTAAACCACTGTATTCCAGCTGTAAACCACTGTAATCCAGCTATAAACCACTGTAATCCAGAACGTCACCATGCGAGAACAGGATGCAGCAGGACTTTTCTTTATGTTCACCCTCCCGTGATGATCAGTTACACAATGCGACAGACGTCCTGGTCCTACATACCACCAACTCAGCTATGTTTTCCTGCTTCGCTAATTTGTAGTTAATAGCAGCTTTAATAATTTGGTATGTCTTTAAGATTAGCTCGTGTTGTGCATTTGACTAGTCTAGCCAAGAAGACATGTTCAGTGCCTCTCTGCATAAACGTTTTCCTTTAACGTGAAACGTGAAGAAACGTGTGCCGTGAGGAATTGTGTGCCTGTACAGTTCTCTCAAAGGTCGGGCACCAGCTGACCAAATTTAATTCAACTTGTGAGTAAAGTAAGTTCAGGTTATGCTGAGAAGTTAGAAGCGTTTGGTCTGTATTGCCCTTTGGACACTGTTCAAATGAATCGGGAGTTTGACTATGCAAGATATTCTCAACCCCATATAAGCACATTCAGTGTTCAGACAGAATTGCTGATTAAAgatactaatatatatatagtatatatatagttatactAAGAATTtgactatttacattttttgtgcAAGGTTGCTTAATAATACAGAAGGTAATTTAAATGCAGCTGAAGAAGAAAACATGAAACTATTACAAATGCTTTTATTATGAAATACAAACACTGTCCCAAGAGGCCTTTATTGTCAAACATAAAAAGACCTTTTATTACAAGGACTTTTATTGTGAAACTCTCACttcctgtatttgtgtgtaaacGACAAGACTGCCGTGCTCCGTGTTAAACGCGTGTTGTGTACAGTTTTTTCCCCGCTTTCTGTAAATTATGTAGCTCTTCTTTGAAATATACGCCATTATCGGTTAGCTTCGTGGTTTTAACGTTTCTAGTACCTCGTCTTCCATTAATCCCTTCGCCGAGGGACTCTTATCTAGCCGCCTAAGTTGAATAGAGACACTTATCTGGCCATGGCGGCGTCGGCGACAGCCAGCGTGGGTGATGTGGAGGAGGACGCGTCTCAGTTACTGTTCCCCAAAGGTTTGTTCACCACTAATGTCATTATTAATTACGTGGAGTTGCACGAGGTTAGATGAGCGTTCGTGGCGGACACAATTCGCCACGTTACTTCACCGTTCTGTGTTTTTATTTCTATGCGCAGAGTTTGAAAGTGCGGAGACGCTGCTGAACTCGGAGGTGCACATGCTGCTGGAGCACCGCAAACAGCAGAACGAGAGCGCCGAGGACGAGCAGGAGCTCTCGGAGGTCTTCATGAAGACCCTCAACTACACCGCCCGCTTCAGCCGCTTCAAGAACCGGGAGACCATCGCCAGCGTGCGCAGGTGCGCCGCCGGGCCCCTCGCCTCCTGAATGTGGAGTCCCTAGGGCTGAGTACTGTTGTTAAACGCCCTGCTGCAGATGTTTGAGATCAACTGAATATATACCTCTTGTTTCACAGCCTACTCTTGCAAAAGAAACTGCATAAATTTGAACTGGCGAGTTTGGCGAATCTCTGTCCTGAAGCGTCGGAAGAGGCCAAAGCGCTCATCCCAAGGTGAAAGCATCCTTCATCCGCACAGCACACATCAAAGCAGTGATGCGTTTCTTGGTCCTGAGACGGCCCAGGTTCCCGAAAGCTGGTTCTCAAGTCATTcaagggtcattccaggattttggtataTTTCTGGGGTGGtcacttctgaaaatttgatcattttaaatcatatatttataatctacaggttataaactatcaaaaagtttgatttgtcaatctcagatatggaagaagtattttctttattagattggtgtgcagtaaattggtatgcagtaacagggttgcgactaacagggttgcaaatttaggctaagttgtggtctaccccaggaacagatgctcactgtaaaatttagctatgtatacaagatcaaggacaaatatggttatataagtatataaagtaaattttgactctactcaatattagtcttacaatatgaggaacagtgttgcattcactgagtgacacacacaacttggacaaacatttggaaaaaaaccttgaaaattgttagagcacttaccatttttcttgccatgtgggcaggaaatgtccttgtgatacaaattcctttgtgccagtacacaaatatttttaaccctttctctgccagataaaattccttatggtaacatggttgcgcgcatgttgtggaacacaacttaatagtgtaaaaactgtgacatgcaatacaatgtagaccaaagaagttgttttcataagtaaaggagatgcatttcaacaatatacaagaggaagtaatttagttagagcttattttaattgttaaatttggcaaaggagttggtcacccaatgtgtgggacaagagaaaacgTTTCATTTTTTGAGGTGGTCCAAAAGTATTtggtcttttgaataatatctaaggagcttatttttccaccaaatgttacagtttgtcttataacaagtacattgttttaaaaaaatagtcatttagatattttggatatgtacatttgaaatttaagtggtgggacaggaaatgtaccaaaatcctggaatgaccctcaAAGCAGAGTGTTTTGTTTATGCTCACTTGAAAGTATGTAAGTTTATATTCCCTTTTATATGGCATGTTGTTCTTTCAAATGTATTAACACAATTTTGATGTTTTCTCTCCTTTCCTTCTCCAGCTTGGAAGGTCGTTTTGAAGACGAGGAGCTGCAACAGATCTTAGACGACATTCAGACCAAACGGAGTTTTCAGTATTGAATTTTTTTTGTAGCCATGGCCGTAATCTGTACAGTCCATCAGGTCATTTTTTGGTGTTCATCAGATAATGAACAATCTTCCCAACCCCTTTCTGAGATTTATTTTTCCCTCTGTATATTTTAGCACCTTTTTTTTGCATAGCTTAAAATTCATTTATTGTCCTTTGGATGACCACATTTAAGCTATGCGCTTCCTTAAATGGTGTCTGTTTTGATTACATGAAGATCGGAAGATTTCCGAAGAGTTTTAGAGTTTTGATGGAATAACTGGAGGTGGACTTCAGAAAAAGCTGTTAGTCACTTCTTTTGGACTTGCCCACATTTTTACATAAACACAAGATGGAGAGTGAAGACCCTCATAAGGCATTTGCATCACCTTAATATCCTGACACATGCAATAAAATATGCTCTGCCAGTGCATCTGTGTGGATAATGTGTTTTACTAATGTAGCtttgattaaaaaataaaataaatggttTTCCAGCAAGATTTGATTTCCAAACTGACCGGAATTACAATCGGGTTAAACACACATTTTCTAGGAAACGTCTAAGAAATCTATTTGGAAATTGGTCAAAGCTGACGCCAAAACAGACCTACACGAGGAAACTTTGAAAAGGTCTGTAAACCTTCTGTGTGCTGTACCTCGCAACTTGAGCTATTACGAAAATCTGGCGTCACTTAAAGAGCTGTCCATGCTCGGAAACCATCAAACCTGAATGAACTagagatgttttgtaaagaaGAATGGTCTAAAATACCTTCAGACACAATCCAGACTCTCATTAGAAGCTATAGGAGGCGTTTAGAGGCTGTTATTTCTGCAAAAGGAGGATCTACTAAATATTAagttaagggttttttttttgggtgcccaaacttatgcacctgcctatttttgtttagacaattattgcacactttctgtaaatcatataaacttcatttcacttataataataataacattttatttaagaagcgcctttcaggaaacccaaggacactgtacaggtAATAAAAGCATAGAAAAGTAAAAAGTAGATCAAAATACAGTATTACAGAACTAAAATGACCAATAAAATAACCAATAAAACAAATATTGCTTAGCTGTAGGCTATCTGGAAGAGGTGAGTTTTCAGATGAACTTTGAATGCTGAGAGAGATGAACAAGAGCGCAGGTCGAGTGGCAGActgttccagagctttggacCAACCACACTGAAGGCTCGATCACCAACAGTGCACAACTTGGTGCTGAGCACCTGAAGTAGATGCCGCTCGGATGAGCGCAAGGTGCGCACTGGAGTGTAGTACTGAAGCAGACCACCTAGATAAGATGGTGCACAGCCATGCAGTGATTTGAACACCAGTACAATCACCTTGAACTGTATGCGGTACTGAACCGGGAGCCAATGTAGATGTTTCAGAACAGGTGTAATGTGCTCCCAGGATTTGGTGCGAGTTAAAATCCTTGCAGCTGCGTTTTGCACATGTTGCAGCCTGTTAAGCAGCCGAGCCGGAAGTCCATGCAGAACAGCATTGCAATAGTCAATTCGTGAAGTAACGAATGCGTGGACGAGAGCCTCAGCGGCATTTTGGGAGAGGAATGGCCGGATTCTGGCGATGTTCCTGAGATGAAAGAAAGCTGTCTTACAGTTATTCTTGATGTGCTGATCAaaagagagtgttgagtctagAGTGACTCCCAGGTCTCTAATCAGGGTTGATGAATTGACAATAAAACCAGGAAATGAGACAGTAACATTGCTAATCTTCTTCACAATAGCTGGAGAAGCAATTATTACAGCCTCTGACATCACTATTTAGACTAAGAAAATTCTCAACCATCCATGACCTCACATCAATTAGGCACTTTAGCAGAGCAGGAGGCGGTAGGCTGAAAGAAGGTTTGGAATAAATGTAAATCTGGACATCATCAGCAAAGCAATGAAACTGCAACCCATGCCCACGGATAATGTCGCCAAGTGGGAGCAAGTAAAGTATGAAGAGGAGTGGGCCAAGGACCGAACCCTGCGGGACACCATGCGACAGAATGCACGAGTCAGATCttctcaaatatcactgtgtttgtcccctagatgatatatttaactgaatttttttatccaaacattcaatgatttataaaggtaaatcaggtTTAATAAGGGTGCCCAAAATTTCACACCCCACTGTATAAGAAAAGCCATGTCCATGTTTTGCAGTCCATGCCTATTAAAGAACCTCCAGGCACAATGGACCTGCAGTGCTGGACAGTAGACGTCCTGCTTTGTGAACCTCACCTCAGGTGACACTCTGAGGTAATATAAAGGTCAGAACGCATCTCCACTCCACCTTCTACTCGATGCATGCCGGTCATATGATGACCCCAAGAGAGTGATTTTGCTCCTCAGTGTCACCAGCCTTGTGTCCTACCTGTTATTACTTTGATATTAATGAAAAGCaagatgcttttttttttttacagatatAATGCACATTGTCACTCATTAACTCCTTTTTCAATCAAGATATTGCACGATAATCGGCTGGGGATCTAGTATTATGTACATGTGAATTACtgacgcaataatacacgagagggagtgctataacgggtaatatcggcactgctgtgctgcggtcgtaggcacgaggccgcaggccgagtgccgtagatcagcacagcagtgccgatattacccgttatagcacgaacctcgagtgtattattgcgattataccacagttccattatcgctgtttattgaaagattttgagtaaaagaggacgagaaaatacgacctgtttggttaaaaacactccgccagttaaaatagttccattcaatggctcgctgctaaacttacacaacactggaacagccttacccaataaatattatagaggtaaatatacacaaaaacaactgttgataaagttgtatttattaaaaataaagtacaattattgaccatccacAGCTGATTCGTTCAGGTatatgttcagtccagctctaaaccaacgaagctgctgatgccatataactctcccttcacgtttctgacggatccataaaaacgtcgtaaaagctgattcatttcatttttgttgttaatactaaaatcgactgcagtgtcgttgctctttaaccaggatgtaaatacattaagagcccaggacgtttgtttaaCGGTATTAATTTCGTTtttctgcatttccagctcatccaaatcattatttgtaagcatgacaaaccttggaggctcattggaggaatcaggctggtcatttataacgtcatcctccagtttcagatcgaaacaaatggtttcgaagccaatagatttaattaaatccgtgtaattcattttgatacttttgatacttgtttgtagttgcgctgtttggcttgtaaacgccgcttcgttgctaggttacctgtatgtggcggagtaatacatggagagcttcggttacagtgctataacatgtaatattggcactcctagatcgcctctcagccaatcacattgtagggtcggaactaactgtggtataatgcaTAGGCAAAGCTATTATTCTGATGCTGGTGTGTGGCACAGTCATTCGCGTGTTACTATTCATGTCCATCATTAGCGATGTTCTTCCTAGTTAGGCCCAACTAGACCCGTCTAAGAGCATGGGCTTGGACCCTGCTGTCAAGGTTAGGACGGAgtataataaataatagtaataataaattCTATTCATAATTATTGTGCTTTGCGACAACCAGAGGCTAGAAACTCcatccaaagaaaggtttaaagtttgtgtgtggtatacggACTTTCCTCTAGTGCTGCAGTGAACACATCTCTCCCTCCAAGGTTGTTATCGGTGTATGGAGCTTTGATTTTTtctcccactcacccccccccaactccaTGATTGGCGTATATTAGCAAACCATCCTAGGGTACAGGCATACAcacgcagaaaaaaaataattatatgttaaataattaatatattaaaataaatatgaattgaattaaaatATTCATTCATTCGTTTCCATATCGCAGTTTTACAATTAGGCTTCCGGTTAGTCGTAGTTTTCCAATGGTGGAGCTCATGCGTAcgcactacatttcccacaatgcagAGCGCG is a window of Brachyhypopomus gauderio isolate BG-103 chromosome 14, BGAUD_0.2, whole genome shotgun sequence DNA encoding:
- the polr2d gene encoding DNA-directed RNA polymerase II subunit RPB4, whose protein sequence is MAASATASVGDVEEDASQLLFPKEFESAETLLNSEVHMLLEHRKQQNESAEDEQELSEVFMKTLNYTARFSRFKNRETIASVRSLLLQKKLHKFELASLANLCPEASEEAKALIPSLEGRFEDEELQQILDDIQTKRSFQY